One part of the Sphingopyxis sp. PAMC25046 genome encodes these proteins:
- the mdh gene encoding malate dehydrogenase, which produces MGRKKIALIGAGNIGGTLALLAAQKELGDVVLFDVVEGVPQGKALDLSQVGPIAGFDAKITGSNDYKDIAGADVIIVTAGVARKPGMSRDDLLGINLKVMKAVGEGIKANAPDAFVICITNPLDAMVWALREFSGLPHNKVVGMAGVLDSARFSHFIADEFDVSVKDVNTFVLGGHGDTMVPVVRYSTVNGIPVPDLVKMGLSSQDKIDAIVKRTRGGGGEIVALLGTGSAFYAPAASGIAMAEAYLGDQKRILPCAAYVDGQYGVDGLYVGVPVMIGAGGVEKIVEIELDDADRAGLQVSVDAVKELLDACKNLDSSLA; this is translated from the coding sequence ATGGGACGCAAGAAGATCGCTTTGATCGGAGCCGGGAATATCGGCGGAACGCTGGCGCTGCTCGCCGCGCAGAAGGAACTGGGCGATGTCGTCCTGTTCGACGTCGTCGAAGGCGTGCCGCAGGGCAAGGCGCTCGACCTGTCGCAGGTCGGCCCGATCGCGGGCTTCGACGCGAAGATCACTGGCTCGAACGATTACAAGGACATCGCGGGCGCCGATGTCATCATCGTCACCGCCGGTGTCGCCCGCAAGCCGGGCATGAGCCGCGACGACCTGCTCGGCATCAATCTGAAAGTGATGAAAGCCGTGGGTGAGGGCATCAAGGCCAACGCCCCCGACGCCTTCGTCATCTGCATCACCAACCCGCTCGACGCCATGGTCTGGGCGCTGCGCGAATTCTCGGGCCTCCCGCACAACAAGGTTGTCGGCATGGCCGGCGTGCTCGACTCGGCGCGCTTCAGCCACTTCATCGCCGACGAATTCGACGTGTCGGTGAAGGATGTGAACACCTTCGTGCTCGGTGGCCACGGCGACACGATGGTTCCCGTCGTCCGCTACTCGACGGTCAACGGAATCCCCGTTCCCGACCTCGTCAAGATGGGCCTGTCGTCGCAGGACAAGATCGACGCGATCGTCAAGCGCACCCGCGGCGGCGGCGGCGAGATCGTCGCGCTGCTCGGCACCGGTTCGGCTTTCTATGCGCCGGCAGCCTCGGGCATCGCGATGGCCGAAGCCTATCTGGGCGACCAGAAGCGCATTCTGCCCTGCGCCGCCTATGTCGACGGCCAGTACGGCGTCGATGGCCTGTATGTCGGCGTGCCGGTGATGATCGGTGCGGGCGGCGTCGAGAAGATCGTCGAAATCGAACTCGACGATGCCGACAGGGCGGGCCTGCAGGTCTCGGTCGATGCGGTCAAGGAACTGCTCGACGCGTGCAAGAATCTGGATTCGAGCCTCGCCTGA
- a CDS encoding polysaccharide deacetylase family protein produces MVTRAIISFDTELSAGLYQRGHDARANFESSILGRCRDGDFGIHFQMDMLERYGLKGVFFVDPMPALVHGPSIVRDIVAPIVARGHEVQLHIHTEWLAFARFTPVGRLTGRNIGDFPLAAQKKLIGLAADMLMRAGAPDPVAFRAGNFGANDDTLRALAALGFDYDSSFNGAYAGQGCDIALDRRNIGMRLHHGVCEVPVSGLMDGADSFRPAQLCAMSEEEMRDALDHAAASGAIQFSAFSHSFELLSRDRAVPNRLAIARMEAMCQAVAADHRVTNGGFADLPLPPARPGPIRPPEPRPLRTLRRTAEQAAGHLAHEMRYVRSLTYVAANTSRWGKIAGGILLAMA; encoded by the coding sequence ATGGTGACGCGCGCGATCATCAGCTTCGATACCGAATTGTCGGCCGGCCTCTATCAACGGGGCCATGACGCGCGCGCCAATTTCGAAAGCTCGATCCTCGGCCGCTGCCGCGACGGCGATTTCGGCATCCATTTCCAGATGGACATGCTCGAAAGATACGGCCTGAAAGGCGTGTTCTTCGTCGATCCGATGCCGGCGCTCGTCCATGGCCCGTCGATCGTCCGCGATATCGTCGCCCCTATCGTCGCACGCGGTCACGAAGTGCAACTCCATATCCACACCGAATGGCTCGCCTTCGCGCGCTTCACCCCGGTCGGACGGCTGACGGGGCGGAACATTGGCGACTTTCCACTCGCGGCGCAGAAAAAGCTGATCGGGCTGGCGGCGGATATGCTGATGCGCGCGGGCGCGCCCGATCCGGTCGCCTTTCGCGCTGGCAATTTCGGCGCCAACGACGATACGCTGCGCGCGCTCGCAGCGCTGGGTTTCGATTATGACAGCAGCTTCAACGGCGCTTATGCGGGCCAGGGCTGCGACATTGCGCTCGACCGACGCAATATCGGGATGCGCCTGCACCATGGCGTCTGCGAAGTGCCAGTCAGCGGGCTGATGGATGGCGCCGACAGCTTTCGCCCGGCGCAATTGTGCGCGATGTCCGAAGAGGAGATGCGCGATGCGCTGGACCATGCGGCGGCAAGCGGAGCGATCCAGTTCTCTGCCTTCAGCCATAGCTTCGAACTCTTGAGTCGCGATCGCGCGGTACCGAACCGGCTGGCGATCGCCCGCATGGAAGCAATGTGCCAGGCGGTGGCGGCCGACCACCGCGTGACAAACGGGGGCTTTGCCGACCTGCCCTTGCCACCGGCGCGACCGGGGCCAATCAGGCCGCCCGAACCGCGACCCTTACGGACGCTCCGCCGCACCGCCGAACAGGCGGCGGGACATCTCGCGCACGAAATGCGCTATGTCCGTAGCCTCACCTATGTCGCCGCAAACACATCACGCTGGGGAAAGATCGCCGGCGGCATCCTGTTGGCCATGGCCTAG
- the zapE gene encoding cell division protein ZapE, with product MTAVLAAYDALVAAGELRPDPEQRAAATRLNELQGELEAVPKRGSLLWRLAGRKPDALRGVYLWGAVGRGKSMLMDLFYDQLAIQRKRRVHFHAFMLDVHARMREVRKTESGDPIPLVAEALAENTRCLAFDEMVVNNSADAMILSRLFTALIDHGVTMVATSNRPPKDLYKDGLNREHFLPFIALVEERLHVMGLNGPTDYRRDRLGDGARWFVPADDAASAALSAAFFRLTDYPPEDRAHVPSLDLDVGGGRTLHVPKALKGVAVFSFKRLCGEARGAADYLAVARHFHAVIIVGIPRMGPENRNEAARFVTLIDALYEYKVKLLASAAAMPDQLYVAGDGAFEFERTASRLAEMQSDDYLALGHGQQDAAGDLSPA from the coding sequence GTGACCGCCGTCCTTGCGGCTTATGACGCGCTTGTCGCGGCGGGCGAGCTCCGCCCGGATCCCGAGCAGCGCGCGGCGGCCACGCGGTTGAATGAGCTACAGGGCGAACTTGAGGCGGTGCCCAAGCGCGGCAGCCTGCTCTGGCGTCTCGCGGGGCGCAAGCCCGATGCACTGCGCGGCGTCTATCTGTGGGGCGCAGTCGGGCGCGGCAAATCGATGCTGATGGATCTCTTCTACGACCAGCTCGCGATCCAGCGGAAGCGGCGCGTCCATTTCCACGCCTTCATGCTCGACGTCCATGCGCGAATGCGCGAGGTCAGGAAGACCGAGAGCGGCGATCCGATCCCGCTCGTCGCCGAAGCGCTTGCCGAAAATACCCGCTGCCTCGCCTTCGACGAGATGGTCGTGAACAACAGCGCCGATGCGATGATCCTCTCGCGCTTGTTCACCGCGCTGATCGATCATGGCGTGACGATGGTGGCGACGTCGAACCGGCCGCCGAAGGATCTCTACAAGGACGGGCTCAATCGCGAGCATTTCCTGCCCTTCATCGCGCTCGTTGAGGAACGGCTCCACGTCATGGGGCTGAACGGCCCGACCGATTACCGCCGCGACCGGCTTGGCGACGGCGCGCGCTGGTTCGTTCCCGCCGACGATGCCGCGAGCGCGGCGCTGTCGGCCGCCTTCTTTCGCCTGACCGACTATCCGCCCGAGGACCGCGCGCATGTGCCGAGCCTCGACCTCGATGTTGGCGGCGGGCGAACGCTGCATGTGCCGAAGGCGCTGAAGGGCGTCGCGGTCTTTTCGTTCAAGCGGCTCTGCGGCGAGGCGCGCGGGGCGGCCGACTATCTCGCCGTCGCGCGCCATTTTCACGCCGTGATCATCGTCGGCATCCCGCGCATGGGGCCCGAGAACCGCAACGAGGCGGCGCGCTTCGTCACGCTGATCGATGCGCTTTACGAATATAAGGTCAAGCTGCTCGCAAGCGCCGCGGCGATGCCCGACCAGCTTTATGTCGCGGGCGACGGCGCGTTCGAATTCGAGCGCACCGCAAGCCGCCTCGCCGAAATGCAGTCGGACGATTACCTCGCGCTAGGCCATGGCCAACAGGATGCCGCCGGCGATCTTTCCCCAGCGTGA
- a CDS encoding PaaI family thioesterase — translation MNDGIEEPKRRENFSAEQLADGWVSWNLKDQSRFNAFIEPLSVRVEPPTDDGRPRARVRMLPERKHSNLGDNVHGAVSLALVDIALFAASHQFGSLDAGHSVTLDLSTQFVGAGRVGEPLDAVVELVRETGRLIFLRGLVVQGEDDGHIVLSFAGTIRKASRK, via the coding sequence ATGAACGACGGGATCGAAGAGCCGAAGCGGCGCGAGAATTTCAGCGCCGAACAATTGGCCGACGGATGGGTCAGCTGGAACCTCAAGGATCAGAGCCGGTTCAACGCCTTTATCGAGCCGCTTTCGGTGCGCGTCGAGCCCCCGACCGACGACGGTCGGCCGCGCGCGCGGGTTCGCATGTTGCCCGAGCGCAAGCACAGCAACCTCGGCGACAATGTCCATGGCGCGGTCAGCCTTGCGCTCGTCGACATCGCGCTGTTCGCTGCGTCGCACCAGTTCGGGTCGCTCGATGCCGGCCATTCGGTCACGCTCGACCTGTCGACGCAATTCGTCGGCGCGGGCCGCGTCGGCGAGCCGCTTGACGCCGTGGTCGAGCTGGTGCGCGAAACCGGCCGGCTGATCTTCCTGCGCGGGCTGGTCGTGCAGGGCGAGGATGACGGCCATATCGTGCTGAGCTTCGCCGGAACGATCCGCAAGGCGAGCCGCAAGTGA
- a CDS encoding MBL fold metallo-hydrolase produces MRGALAAFAALALASCASTTEPRNVVELPGAVALGDTTWLVPGRFDPERSPDGNSVILKGTAGAILVDTGRYPSHAERVEKALDELGLPLAAIVNTHWHLDHVSGNLALKAGRRDVRVYGTSAIDGALAGFLADSAAASSKALAEGRIPAAAVPDVKGDLATIGRGRKLRADIVVDEPHDAVFAGRPLSLRIARRAATERDLWIYDADAERAIVGDLVTLPVPFLDTACPEGWLEALGDVARSSARQIVPGHGPVMDMPAFARWRAAFGDFIACARGRSALETCSAGWVSGAAEWIGGDSARAKAMADYYGERVRSGKLDGYCRA; encoded by the coding sequence ATGCGCGGCGCGCTCGCGGCATTCGCTGCGCTGGCGCTCGCTTCCTGTGCATCGACGACCGAACCGCGAAACGTTGTCGAACTCCCCGGTGCGGTCGCACTTGGCGATACGACCTGGCTTGTTCCCGGCCGCTTCGATCCGGAGCGTTCGCCCGACGGCAACAGCGTGATCCTGAAAGGGACGGCGGGTGCCATCCTCGTCGATACGGGGCGTTATCCGAGCCACGCAGAAAGAGTGGAAAAGGCTCTCGACGAACTCGGCCTGCCGCTCGCCGCGATCGTCAACACGCACTGGCATCTCGATCATGTCAGCGGCAATCTGGCGCTCAAGGCGGGACGGCGCGATGTGCGCGTCTACGGAACCTCCGCCATCGACGGCGCGCTCGCCGGCTTTCTCGCGGACAGCGCGGCGGCTTCGAGCAAGGCGCTCGCCGAGGGGCGCATTCCCGCCGCGGCGGTTCCGGACGTGAAAGGCGATCTGGCGACAATCGGGCGCGGGCGGAAATTGCGCGCCGACATCGTCGTCGACGAGCCGCACGATGCCGTCTTCGCCGGCCGGCCGCTGTCGTTGCGGATCGCGCGCCGCGCGGCGACCGAACGCGATCTCTGGATATACGACGCCGATGCCGAACGCGCGATCGTCGGAGACCTAGTCACGCTTCCCGTCCCCTTTCTCGATACTGCTTGCCCCGAAGGCTGGCTGGAGGCGCTTGGCGATGTTGCGCGGTCGAGCGCCCGGCAGATCGTGCCCGGCCATGGCCCGGTCATGGACATGCCCGCCTTTGCACGCTGGCGTGCCGCATTTGGCGATTTTATCGCTTGCGCGCGCGGGCGGAGCGCGCTTGAGACCTGTTCGGCCGGATGGGTTTCCGGCGCCGCCGAATGGATCGGCGGCGATAGCGCCCGCGCCAAGGCGATGGCCGATTATTATGGCGAACGCGTTCGCTCGGGAAAACTGGACGGATATTGCAGGGCATGA
- a CDS encoding succinate dehydrogenase iron-sulfur subunit, with product MAQFVLPKNSRPQKTGTVHKAEGATAVKKFKVYRYDPDKGQNPHFDTFEIDTEKCGPMVLDALIKMKSEQDSTLTFRRSCREGICGSCSMNMNGKNGLACTTAIEDLKGDITITPLPSMDVIKDLVPDFTHFYAQYASIEPWLKTKTTTPSGKERLQSPEEREKLDGLYECILCACCSTSCPSYWWNSDKFLGPAILLQAYRWLADSRDEMTGERLDELEDPFRLYRCHTIMNCANACPKGLSPARAIAEIKKLEAERQV from the coding sequence ATGGCTCAATTTGTCCTGCCCAAGAACAGCCGCCCGCAAAAGACGGGCACGGTCCACAAGGCCGAGGGCGCGACCGCTGTCAAGAAATTCAAAGTCTATCGCTATGACCCCGACAAGGGGCAGAATCCGCATTTCGACACGTTCGAGATCGATACCGAAAAATGCGGCCCGATGGTGCTCGACGCGCTGATCAAGATGAAGAGCGAGCAGGATTCGACGCTGACCTTCCGCCGCTCGTGCCGCGAGGGCATTTGCGGCAGCTGTTCGATGAACATGAACGGCAAGAACGGCCTCGCCTGCACGACCGCGATCGAGGATCTGAAGGGCGACATCACGATCACCCCGCTGCCGTCGATGGACGTGATCAAGGATCTCGTCCCCGACTTCACCCATTTCTATGCGCAATATGCGTCGATCGAACCCTGGCTCAAGACCAAGACCACGACGCCGAGCGGCAAGGAGCGGCTGCAGTCGCCCGAGGAACGCGAAAAGCTCGACGGGCTTTACGAGTGCATCCTCTGCGCCTGCTGTTCGACGAGCTGCCCAAGCTATTGGTGGAACAGCGACAAGTTCCTCGGCCCTGCGATCCTGCTGCAAGCCTATCGCTGGCTCGCCGACAGCCGCGACGAGATGACCGGCGAACGGCTCGACGAGCTGGAAGATCCGTTCCGCCTCTATCGCTGCCACACGATCATGAACTGCGCCAACGCCTGCCCCAAGGGCCTGAGCCCGGCGCGCGCGATCGCCGAGATCAAGAAGCTGGAAGCCGAGCGGCAGGTCTGA
- a CDS encoding oligosaccharide flippase family protein yields the protein MMSESAAQPAVTSRSVARGLGTTVLARLGAVVEIVAQPLYVLMFGLAGYGLYAVLWAAVNLLENIFDLGMTSAMQRTVPQSASNAEAAAALRTAMVFGVGPCILVAAFVAVFAADLAPLLNVAAKDRELVTPAIRIFVWALPLWAFVEIATSALRARMLFGAEIRLRIVWEQVMRLVFAGLFFAGGLGLKGLFIAHLCSLGITAALSIRLLARHYSFADLWRGPWAGETARNTFLAGLSILPSNIIARLFGDAPALILNMLLPGAAGAAAAGLFTIARKLSSVVQLVRIAFTYVMAPLAASAEREDRRQVADIYAYATRLILAIALPLAAVLAAGSASLLGLFGHGAQAAQAALVVLLFARAAEAVLGISAPVLQVVAAFRHQLTASIFGVAVAIGAGWLIVGHLDPLTGVTLATALGLVVMAAIPMVQLAITEKLHPFDAQFPAVALRGLAITLAAGTAAVLADLLPDALSLPLLGLIAAASIWLALRFALPLGDRMSLGKTGRKLRLFEPETA from the coding sequence ATGATGAGCGAAAGCGCCGCCCAGCCCGCCGTTACCAGCCGCAGCGTCGCGCGCGGGCTCGGCACGACCGTGCTGGCGCGGCTGGGCGCGGTGGTCGAAATCGTCGCGCAGCCGCTCTACGTCCTGATGTTCGGGCTCGCGGGTTACGGCCTCTACGCGGTGCTGTGGGCGGCGGTGAACCTGCTCGAGAATATCTTCGATCTCGGCATGACAAGCGCGATGCAGCGCACCGTCCCGCAATCGGCCAGCAATGCCGAAGCCGCGGCGGCGCTGCGCACGGCGATGGTCTTCGGCGTCGGGCCGTGCATCCTCGTCGCGGCGTTCGTCGCCGTCTTCGCCGCCGACCTCGCGCCGTTGCTCAACGTCGCGGCGAAGGACCGCGAGCTCGTCACCCCAGCGATCCGCATTTTCGTCTGGGCGCTGCCGCTCTGGGCCTTCGTCGAGATCGCGACCTCGGCATTGCGCGCGCGCATGCTATTCGGTGCCGAGATACGCCTGCGGATCGTATGGGAACAGGTGATGCGGCTCGTGTTCGCGGGGCTGTTCTTCGCGGGCGGCCTCGGCCTCAAGGGGCTGTTCATCGCACACCTCTGTTCGCTTGGCATCACCGCGGCGCTCAGCATCCGGCTGCTCGCGCGCCACTACAGCTTCGCCGACCTGTGGCGCGGGCCGTGGGCGGGAGAGACCGCGCGCAACACCTTTTTGGCGGGCCTCTCGATCCTGCCCTCGAACATCATCGCGCGGCTGTTCGGCGACGCCCCGGCGCTGATCCTCAACATGCTGCTGCCGGGCGCGGCGGGCGCGGCGGCCGCGGGGCTGTTCACGATCGCGCGCAAATTGTCGAGCGTCGTCCAGCTTGTGCGCATCGCCTTCACCTATGTGATGGCGCCGCTCGCCGCCAGCGCCGAGCGCGAGGACCGGCGCCAGGTAGCCGACATCTATGCCTATGCCACGCGACTTATCCTCGCGATCGCGCTGCCGCTCGCTGCCGTGCTCGCGGCGGGCAGCGCGTCGCTGCTCGGTCTGTTCGGGCACGGCGCGCAGGCGGCGCAAGCCGCGCTGGTCGTCCTGCTGTTCGCCCGCGCCGCCGAAGCGGTGCTCGGCATTTCGGCGCCAGTGCTGCAGGTCGTCGCCGCCTTCCGGCATCAGCTCACCGCCAGCATCTTCGGCGTCGCCGTCGCGATCGGCGCGGGCTGGCTGATCGTCGGCCATCTCGACCCGCTGACGGGGGTGACGCTCGCGACCGCCCTCGGCCTCGTCGTGATGGCGGCGATCCCGATGGTGCAGCTGGCGATCACCGAAAAGCTTCACCCCTTCGACGCCCAATTTCCGGCGGTGGCACTGCGCGGCCTTGCGATCACCCTCGCAGCCGGCACCGCCGCGGTGCTCGCCGACCTTTTGCCCGACGCGCTTTCGCTGCCGCTGCTCGGGCTGATCGCCGCCGCGTCTATATGGCTTGCGCTGCGCTTCGCCCTGCCGCTCGGCGATCGTATGTCGCTCGGCAAGACCGGCCGCAAGCTTCGGCTGTTCGAACCCGAAACCGCATGA
- a CDS encoding HAD-IB family phosphatase, whose translation MTDATSLPRVAIYDLDRTVLRAPTFTLFLLWAAWREAPWRLLLLPALAALMIGHALRLYGRDRFKPAAIRLMLGASIAPERAETLAAAFAAWRVPRDVPPGAAACIARDRAEGYRLLMATAAPEFYAGAIAEALGFDAIVASRHRRDDAGSWLPLLDGPNCYGEEKARRVSEWLAVNAPGGAAHIRAYSDHLSDAPTFALAGEAWLIGRGDKYIRLAAKHGWRAANFEDAAVAEHL comes from the coding sequence ATGACCGACGCGACATCCCTCCCCCGCGTCGCGATTTACGATCTCGACCGGACCGTGCTTCGTGCACCGACCTTCACGCTGTTCCTGCTGTGGGCGGCGTGGCGCGAGGCGCCTTGGCGCTTGCTGCTGCTGCCCGCGCTCGCAGCGCTGATGATCGGCCATGCGCTGCGTCTTTACGGGCGCGACCGGTTCAAGCCCGCCGCCATTCGCCTGATGCTGGGTGCGAGCATCGCGCCCGAGCGGGCCGAAACGCTTGCCGCCGCCTTTGCCGCGTGGCGCGTTCCGCGCGACGTCCCGCCGGGCGCCGCCGCGTGCATCGCGCGCGACCGGGCCGAGGGCTATCGGCTGCTGATGGCCACCGCCGCCCCCGAATTCTACGCGGGTGCGATCGCCGAGGCGCTCGGCTTCGACGCCATCGTCGCCTCGCGCCACCGGCGCGACGATGCGGGTAGCTGGTTACCGCTGCTCGACGGGCCCAATTGTTACGGCGAGGAAAAGGCGCGGCGCGTCAGCGAATGGCTCGCCGTGAACGCCCCGGGCGGCGCGGCGCATATTCGCGCCTATTCGGATCATCTCAGCGACGCGCCGACCTTCGCGCTGGCCGGTGAGGCCTGGCTGATCGGGCGCGGCGACAAATATATCCGGCTCGCCGCGAAGCATGGCTGGCGCGCCGCGAATTTCGAGGACGCCGCAGTGGCGGAACATCTTTGA